The proteins below come from a single Candidatus Zixiibacteriota bacterium genomic window:
- a CDS encoding SDR family NAD(P)-dependent oxidoreductase, producing MKRILITGASQGIGRAIAVRLAGEGRTVYVHGRNKDALRKTAALVESKRATGVPIFADLHGEAGIQSIVDAAGAGPLDVLVNNAGVAFVKPVEELTEDEWRRTLDINVTVPFLLVKNLVPFMTSGGTIVNILSIAAESGFANWSSYCASKFALDGFSRALREELRPRGIRVITVTPSATNTALWNSVSGDFPREKMLNPDEVAEAVAFALSRPSDVLIDSIRVGNIAGTL from the coding sequence TTGAAACGTATTCTGATTACGGGCGCGAGTCAGGGCATCGGGAGAGCAATCGCGGTCCGGCTGGCCGGGGAGGGCAGGACGGTCTATGTACACGGCCGCAACAAGGACGCCCTGCGGAAGACCGCGGCGCTGGTCGAGTCGAAACGGGCAACCGGCGTTCCAATCTTCGCCGACCTGCACGGTGAGGCCGGGATCCAATCGATTGTCGACGCGGCTGGCGCCGGTCCCCTCGACGTACTCGTCAACAATGCCGGCGTGGCGTTTGTCAAGCCGGTGGAAGAGCTGACCGAAGACGAATGGCGTCGCACGCTGGATATCAACGTCACGGTGCCGTTTTTGCTCGTAAAGAATCTCGTTCCCTTTATGACTTCAGGCGGGACGATTGTCAATATTCTCTCGATCGCCGCGGAATCGGGATTTGCGAACTGGAGCAGTTACTGCGCGAGCAAGTTTGCGCTGGATGGATTCTCTCGCGCGCTGCGCGAGGAACTTCGCCCGCGCGGTATCCGCGTCATCACCGTCACGCCGTCCGCAACCAATACCGCCCTGTGGAACAGCGTCTCCGGGGATTTCCCGCGCGAAAAGATGCTGAATCCGGATGAAGTGGCCGAGGCGGTCGCATTTGCGCTCTCGCGGCCGTCCGACGTTCTCATAGACTCTATCCGTGTGGGCAATATAGCCGGGACGTTGTAA
- a CDS encoding 6-carboxytetrahydropterin synthase: MYLTLSKRFEFSSSHRYYVPDWDPQKNRQFFGRRIGGPHGYGNNFTLYTVFHGAVDARDGMIINVTTIKKRVNDILSARYDHKFLNVDTSPFDSIPPTPENLVACLFEDIRSAFSGESAQPVVCHLEETDTSAATAYAGGRIERHFTIDFSAARRTVSPHLTDQQNRELFGKAVNIHGHGYRVRVTLDGPVDGSYGMIVPPSESERALSSLYEELDHHYLNDEVSGLKSLPVTTETLARYAFERLGASLPVNRVRLHENPRFFAEFHRGGITFLGIESSFHAAHRLHSSRLTELENVEVYDKCNNAAGHGHLYRLEATVGGTLDERSGTLFDLDRAYKSVDSVLEPWRFRHLDLDTDDFRDRPSTAENMVTTLWPRLQKALDDRLWRTRLWETPNNRFTVRRQGDSR; this comes from the coding sequence ATGTATCTGACCTTGAGCAAGCGGTTCGAATTCTCGTCATCGCATCGATACTACGTCCCCGACTGGGACCCGCAGAAAAACCGACAGTTTTTCGGCCGCAGGATCGGCGGCCCGCACGGGTACGGCAACAACTTCACGCTGTACACCGTTTTCCACGGCGCTGTCGATGCGCGGGACGGCATGATCATCAACGTAACGACAATCAAAAAACGTGTAAACGATATCCTCTCAGCCCGCTACGACCACAAGTTTCTCAATGTCGATACGTCGCCGTTCGATTCCATTCCCCCCACGCCGGAGAATCTCGTTGCCTGTCTGTTCGAAGATATCCGCTCCGCCTTTTCGGGTGAGTCGGCGCAGCCGGTGGTGTGTCATCTGGAGGAGACCGACACTTCGGCGGCAACCGCGTACGCGGGCGGACGGATCGAACGGCACTTCACGATTGATTTCTCCGCCGCCCGGAGAACCGTGTCACCACACCTGACGGATCAGCAGAACCGGGAGCTGTTTGGAAAGGCCGTCAACATACATGGTCACGGCTATCGCGTGCGTGTTACGCTGGATGGTCCGGTGGACGGCAGTTACGGCATGATTGTTCCTCCGTCGGAGTCGGAGCGGGCGCTGTCGTCGCTCTATGAAGAACTGGACCATCACTACCTGAATGATGAAGTCTCGGGACTAAAAAGCCTGCCGGTGACCACCGAGACACTCGCGCGGTACGCCTTCGAACGACTTGGCGCCTCGCTGCCGGTCAATCGCGTGCGACTGCACGAAAATCCCCGATTCTTCGCGGAATTTCATCGTGGCGGTATCACTTTCCTGGGAATCGAGAGCAGTTTCCATGCGGCTCATCGGTTGCACAGCTCCCGGTTGACTGAGCTTGAAAACGTCGAGGTGTATGACAAGTGCAATAACGCAGCCGGGCATGGGCACTTGTACCGACTCGAAGCAACTGTCGGTGGTACGCTCGATGAGCGGAGCGGGACGCTGTTCGACCTCGATCGCGCCTATAAGTCCGTGGACTCTGTCCTCGAGCCGTGGCGATTCCGCCATCTCGATCTCGACACTGATGACTTCCGGGACCGACCCAGCACCGCCGAAAACATGGTAACAACACTGTGGCCGCGTCTGCAGAAGGCCCTCGACGATCGTCTGTGGCGGACACGGCTGTGGGAGACTCCGAACAATCGATTCACCGTACGAAGACAGGGAGATTCTCGTTGA
- the folE gene encoding GTP cyclohydrolase I FolE, producing MSLQEAYRQLLSGIGEDLNREGLRDTPKRAAKALEFLTQGYSADVEQIVNSAVFESDTSEMVVVKDIELYSMCEHHLLPFFGKAHVAYLPNGKVIGLSKLARIVDVFARRLQIQENLTRQIADTIQRYTNAKGVGVVIEAQHLCMMMRGVQKQNSVMTTSCVLGEIHDDQATRAEFFSLIRGISGRRGM from the coding sequence ATGTCGTTACAGGAAGCCTACCGGCAGTTGCTCAGCGGAATCGGGGAGGACCTGAATCGCGAGGGTCTTCGGGACACACCGAAACGGGCCGCCAAGGCGCTGGAGTTTCTCACACAGGGATACTCGGCGGATGTCGAACAGATTGTTAACAGCGCCGTGTTTGAGTCGGATACCAGTGAGATGGTGGTGGTCAAGGATATCGAGTTGTACTCGATGTGTGAGCATCACCTGCTGCCGTTTTTCGGCAAAGCGCACGTGGCGTACTTGCCCAACGGCAAAGTTATCGGCCTGTCGAAACTGGCCCGCATAGTAGACGTCTTTGCCCGCCGCCTGCAGATCCAGGAGAATCTGACCCGGCAGATTGCCGACACGATTCAGCGGTACACGAATGCGAAGGGAGTCGGGGTGGTCATCGAGGCGCAGCATCTGTGCATGATGATGCGCGGCGTGCAAAAGCAGAACTCCGTAATGACGACATCTTGTGTGCTCGGTGAAATCCACGACGATCAGGCAACCCGGGCTGAGTTTTTCAGCCTGATACGCGGAATCAGCGGGCGTCGCGGGATGTAG
- a CDS encoding acetoacetate--CoA ligase, which translates to MKPLWEPPADYIPRTEMSRYMGWLADRLGRHFNSYAELYDWSINNVEAFWQSIWEFMEIVHSREFGEVRTGSEIWNSVWFEGARLNFAENLLRYRDNHTAIVACAEDDTARRLTYAQLYRQVAACASGLKRLGVGTGDRVAAIVPNSAEAVIAMLATTSLGAIWSSCSPDFGSQGVLDRFGQIAPKVLFAADSCRYNGKNIDITDRVAEVIAKISSIERAVVFDHLGEQSGPLPPKSISWDGLMDPSAKEVTFEQLPFDQPVYIMYSSGTTGKPKCIVHGAGGTLLQHAKEHRLHTDIRRDDVVFYYTTCGWMMWNWLVGVLSSGATIVLYDGSPSHPTLGTLWKLAEQERISVFGTSPKYLTALEDRHVRPGEKFDLKALRTILSTGSPLAPANFEYVYRHIKPDIQLASISGGTDIISCFMLGCPILPVYSGEIQCRGLGMKVETFNDRGEPVLDEVGELVCTAPFPSRPVFFWDDADGARYRNAYFDRWPGVWHHGDYIRITPRGGVIVYGRSDATLNPGGVRIGTAEIYGPVEALPEIADSLAVAQQWGSDVRIVLFVVPAEGVTCDDALRGKIRDAIRTARSPRHVPAKIIAVKDIPHTLNGKKVEIAVTRIIHGFDVANREALANPGSLEQFRSLPDLQEP; encoded by the coding sequence ATGAAACCGCTCTGGGAACCACCTGCCGATTACATCCCGAGAACCGAAATGAGCCGCTATATGGGCTGGCTTGCAGATCGCCTCGGCCGGCATTTCAACTCATACGCCGAGCTGTACGATTGGTCCATCAATAACGTCGAGGCGTTCTGGCAGTCGATATGGGAGTTCATGGAAATCGTCCACTCGCGTGAGTTCGGTGAAGTCCGGACCGGATCGGAGATCTGGAACAGCGTGTGGTTCGAGGGGGCGCGGCTGAATTTCGCCGAAAATCTCCTGCGATACCGCGACAACCACACGGCGATCGTCGCCTGTGCCGAAGACGATACCGCGCGACGCCTTACGTACGCTCAGTTGTACCGGCAAGTGGCAGCCTGTGCCTCCGGTCTGAAACGGCTCGGCGTCGGTACCGGTGATCGGGTGGCGGCCATCGTTCCGAACAGCGCCGAGGCCGTTATCGCCATGCTCGCGACAACTTCTCTCGGCGCCATATGGTCCTCCTGCTCGCCGGATTTCGGTTCTCAGGGAGTACTGGACCGCTTCGGGCAGATTGCTCCCAAAGTCCTGTTTGCCGCCGACAGCTGTCGATACAACGGCAAAAATATCGACATCACTGACCGTGTCGCCGAAGTGATAGCGAAAATTTCCAGTATCGAACGCGCCGTCGTTTTTGATCATCTCGGAGAGCAGTCGGGACCGCTCCCGCCGAAGTCGATCTCCTGGGACGGCCTGATGGATCCCTCGGCGAAAGAGGTCACCTTCGAACAACTGCCATTCGACCAACCTGTCTACATCATGTATTCGTCGGGAACGACCGGGAAGCCGAAATGCATCGTCCACGGCGCCGGGGGAACGTTGCTCCAGCACGCCAAGGAACATCGGCTGCATACCGATATCCGGCGGGACGACGTTGTGTTCTACTACACGACTTGCGGATGGATGATGTGGAACTGGCTGGTCGGCGTGCTGTCGTCTGGCGCCACGATCGTCTTGTACGATGGATCGCCGTCCCACCCGACGTTGGGGACTTTGTGGAAACTGGCGGAACAGGAGAGAATCTCGGTATTCGGGACTTCGCCGAAGTATCTGACGGCATTGGAGGATCGTCACGTCCGACCGGGCGAGAAATTCGACCTGAAAGCGCTGCGCACGATTCTATCCACGGGTTCACCGCTGGCGCCGGCCAATTTCGAATACGTGTATCGACATATCAAGCCCGACATCCAACTGGCGTCCATTTCCGGGGGCACCGATATCATTTCCTGCTTTATGCTTGGATGTCCCATCCTGCCGGTGTATTCCGGCGAGATACAGTGCCGGGGCCTGGGGATGAAGGTCGAGACGTTCAACGACCGGGGAGAACCGGTTCTCGATGAGGTCGGCGAACTGGTCTGCACCGCACCGTTCCCGTCGCGGCCGGTGTTCTTCTGGGATGATGCCGACGGCGCCAGGTATCGCAACGCTTATTTCGACCGGTGGCCCGGAGTCTGGCACCACGGCGACTACATCCGTATCACGCCTCGCGGCGGGGTTATCGTATACGGGCGGTCCGACGCCACCTTGAACCCCGGCGGGGTTCGGATCGGTACGGCGGAGATATATGGTCCGGTCGAGGCGCTGCCGGAGATCGCCGACAGCCTCGCTGTCGCCCAGCAATGGGGCAGCGACGTTCGAATCGTGTTGTTCGTTGTGCCCGCCGAAGGGGTGACGTGCGACGACGCGCTTCGAGGGAAAATCCGCGACGCCATCCGTACGGCGCGGTCGCCGCGACACGTACCCGCCAAAATAATCGCGGTCAAGGACATCCCCCATACGCTCAACGGCAAGAAAGTAGAGATCGCCGTCACCCGGATCATTCACGGCTTCGATGTCGCCAATCGTGAGGCGCTGGCCAACCCCGGGTCACTGGAGCAGTTTCGTTCGCTGCCGGACCTTCAGGAACCGTGA
- a CDS encoding aromatic amino acid hydroxylase, which yields MTRGTTRFTDGFFRAPGVDRTGAGPIASEYVPIWDVVDNENLKKLPRHLKQFVVDQQYEKYTPVDHAVWRYVMRQNFAFLKDHAHESYTEGLKKTGIGIEKIPSVYEMNDILSRIGWACVTVDGFIPPAAFMEYQAYRVLVIAADMRQINHIEYTPAPDIIHEAAGHAPIIADPEYAEYLRRIGEVGAKAMSSRKDFELYEAIRHLSILKELPNPDPEEVKAAENAVEYGQANLGTPSEMALLSRLHWWTVEYGLIGTLDNPKIYGAGLLSSIGESANCVTPKVKKLPYNLQTADFAFDITTQQPQLFVTPDFRHLIDVLEEFADGMAFRTGGVSGLTKAIECNNVSTAVYSSGLQVSGVFTGVTVDEHNRPVYIKTTGATALAVEYKQLEGHGKVYHADGFGSPVGKLKGVDQPIERMSDGDLRSHGLVPGRRSNFTFESGITVDGLLERVERRNDKVVLLVFSDCSVNNGLTVLFDPTWGAYDMAVGAEIVSVFCSAADKDAYEQPSLVPKERTVKLDYDDKTRALQNIYAIIRAYRTENKTDDSIVALYESLRAEHPNDWLASLEILEILVSRGIFADTADRIRDELNRTATAQEHLRKLITDGLYLVDNPFKKV from the coding sequence ATGACGCGCGGGACCACGCGATTTACCGACGGCTTTTTCCGGGCGCCCGGGGTAGACCGTACAGGCGCCGGACCGATCGCCAGCGAGTACGTCCCCATCTGGGACGTGGTCGACAATGAGAATCTCAAGAAACTGCCCAGACATCTCAAACAGTTTGTCGTCGATCAGCAATACGAAAAGTACACACCGGTCGACCACGCCGTCTGGCGGTACGTCATGCGCCAGAATTTCGCCTTCCTGAAAGATCACGCTCACGAGTCGTACACGGAGGGGCTGAAGAAGACCGGAATCGGAATCGAGAAGATTCCAAGCGTCTACGAGATGAATGACATCCTGTCACGAATCGGCTGGGCCTGCGTGACGGTCGACGGTTTCATTCCTCCGGCCGCCTTCATGGAGTATCAGGCCTACCGTGTGCTCGTAATCGCCGCCGACATGCGCCAGATCAATCATATCGAATACACCCCGGCTCCGGATATCATCCACGAGGCGGCCGGACACGCCCCCATTATCGCGGATCCGGAATACGCGGAATACCTCCGGCGGATCGGTGAAGTAGGCGCCAAAGCGATGTCTTCGAGAAAAGACTTCGAGTTGTACGAGGCCATCCGCCACCTGTCCATCCTCAAAGAACTGCCGAATCCCGATCCGGAAGAAGTGAAGGCGGCGGAGAATGCCGTGGAGTACGGCCAGGCGAATCTCGGCACGCCGTCGGAGATGGCGCTGCTGAGTCGCCTGCACTGGTGGACTGTGGAATACGGCCTGATCGGTACCCTTGACAATCCCAAGATATACGGCGCCGGTTTGCTCTCATCGATCGGGGAATCCGCCAATTGCGTAACGCCGAAGGTAAAAAAGCTCCCGTACAATCTCCAGACTGCGGACTTTGCCTTTGATATCACGACCCAGCAGCCGCAGCTGTTCGTTACGCCCGATTTCCGGCACCTGATCGACGTACTCGAGGAATTCGCCGACGGGATGGCATTTCGTACGGGCGGCGTTTCGGGGCTGACGAAGGCAATCGAGTGCAACAACGTTTCGACCGCCGTGTATTCTTCGGGCCTGCAGGTTTCCGGCGTTTTCACCGGCGTGACGGTTGACGAGCACAATCGCCCCGTGTACATCAAGACGACCGGCGCCACCGCCCTCGCGGTCGAATACAAACAACTCGAGGGACACGGCAAAGTCTATCACGCCGACGGATTCGGCTCGCCGGTAGGCAAGCTTAAAGGCGTGGACCAGCCGATTGAACGCATGTCCGACGGCGACCTGCGGTCGCACGGGCTGGTTCCGGGCCGGCGGAGCAACTTCACGTTCGAGAGCGGAATCACCGTTGACGGATTGCTGGAGCGGGTTGAACGCAGAAACGACAAGGTCGTCCTGCTCGTCTTTTCGGACTGCTCCGTCAATAACGGTTTGACCGTATTGTTCGATCCGACGTGGGGCGCCTACGATATGGCGGTCGGCGCCGAGATCGTTTCCGTCTTCTGCAGCGCCGCCGACAAGGACGCCTACGAGCAACCGTCGCTGGTGCCGAAAGAACGCACCGTCAAACTCGACTACGACGACAAGACCCGCGCCCTGCAGAACATATACGCCATTATTCGCGCCTATCGCACCGAGAACAAAACAGATGATTCCATCGTTGCGTTGTATGAGTCGCTGAGAGCAGAACACCCGAACGATTGGCTGGCGTCGTTGGAGATTCTCGAGATTCTCGTTTCGAGAGGAATTTTCGCCGACACTGCGGACCGGATTCGGGATGAGTTGAATCGCACGGCGACTGCGCAGGAACACCTGCGGAAACTGATCACCGACGGGCTGTATCTCGTCGATAACCCGTTCAAGAAGGTGTAA
- a CDS encoding 4a-hydroxytetrahydrobiopterin dehydratase has product MQNLSRKRCVPCEGGIDPLTRDQFEVYLEQLPDWTVLDDKSLEREFRFKDFVEAMAWVNKVAEIAEDEGHHPDIYIHGWNKVRITLWTHAIGGLSINDFVVASKIDRIR; this is encoded by the coding sequence ATGCAGAATCTCAGCCGGAAACGGTGTGTGCCCTGCGAGGGCGGAATTGACCCGCTGACCCGAGACCAGTTTGAAGTTTATCTCGAGCAGTTGCCGGACTGGACGGTGCTCGACGACAAGTCTCTTGAGCGGGAGTTCCGTTTCAAGGATTTCGTCGAGGCTATGGCGTGGGTCAATAAGGTAGCAGAAATCGCCGAGGACGAGGGACACCACCCGGACATCTACATCCACGGGTGGAACAAGGTCCGGATCACGCTCTGGACGCACGCGATCGGCGGTCTGTCGATCAACGACTTCGTCGTCGCCAGCAAAATCGACCGCATCAGGTAA
- the hisC gene encoding histidinol-phosphate transaminase, whose translation MVKIPKHTRDLKPYKEGKPISELAREKQLARIVKLASNENPLGPSPMALTALAKAAGELHRYVDPRAADLVAKLAPRINKSPKQIIFGHGTDALLGYIVNAFSYEGDKVLTSEGTFIGIYVNTTKLGRRIRQVALKNYGFDLDAIADAISGDTRIIYLANPNNPTGTMFTDREFTAFMDRIPSDILVILDEAYAAYAMEHEGYPDGLSYDYENVIVTRTLSKVYGLAGLRVGYAVGPETLIQDLYKVKLPFEPNSFAQAAAIAALDDEEFLRRTLETNRRSLAMLNEGLDRLGLEHVPTYANFIMLLLPSQETARQFYEHCLDRGLIIRPIAPFGIPNGIRINSGTEEETEFALTVLEEVTALLLHPVGD comes from the coding sequence ATGGTGAAGATACCGAAGCACACCCGGGACCTGAAACCGTACAAAGAGGGCAAGCCGATCTCCGAACTCGCTCGTGAGAAGCAGCTTGCCCGTATCGTCAAGCTTGCCTCCAACGAGAACCCGCTGGGCCCGTCGCCCATGGCGCTGACCGCGCTGGCCAAAGCCGCCGGTGAGCTTCACCGGTATGTTGATCCGCGCGCGGCCGACCTTGTCGCCAAACTGGCTCCCCGGATCAACAAGTCGCCAAAACAGATCATCTTCGGCCACGGCACCGATGCCCTGCTCGGGTATATCGTCAACGCCTTTTCATACGAGGGTGACAAGGTGTTGACGTCGGAAGGCACGTTCATCGGTATCTACGTCAATACCACCAAGCTGGGCCGACGCATTCGCCAGGTGGCGCTGAAGAACTACGGGTTTGATCTCGATGCGATCGCTGACGCCATTTCTGGCGACACTCGCATCATTTACCTCGCGAATCCCAACAACCCGACCGGAACCATGTTTACGGATCGTGAATTCACGGCGTTCATGGACCGCATCCCGTCCGATATTCTCGTGATTCTCGACGAGGCCTACGCTGCCTACGCGATGGAACACGAGGGATATCCCGACGGGTTGTCGTACGACTATGAAAACGTGATCGTCACGCGAACGCTTTCCAAAGTGTACGGGCTGGCCGGTCTTCGTGTCGGCTATGCGGTCGGACCGGAAACGCTTATACAGGATCTGTACAAGGTCAAACTGCCGTTCGAGCCGAACAGCTTTGCGCAGGCCGCAGCGATTGCGGCGCTCGACGATGAGGAGTTTTTGCGGCGAACGCTGGAGACCAACCGACGGTCGCTGGCCATGTTGAATGAAGGACTGGATCGGCTCGGCCTGGAGCATGTTCCGACCTACGCCAATTTTATCATGCTGCTGCTGCCGTCTCAGGAGACGGCCCGCCAGTTTTACGAGCACTGCCTCGATCGAGGGCTGATCATCCGCCCCATCGCGCCGTTTGGTATTCCCAACGGTATCAGGATTAACTCCGGCACGGAAGAGGAGACCGAGTTTGCCCTCACCGTGCTTGAGGAAGTGACCGCGCTCCTTCTGCATCCGGTGGGAGACTAG
- a CDS encoding flavin reductase family protein, whose translation MIHVEPRELSVRDVHWLLLGGVAPRPIALVSTISASGTVNLSPFSFYNAFGANPPVVAFSPSTRGRDGTKKDTYRNIMETRECVIQAVTYDLVQQVSLASTEFLPEVDEFVKAGLTPEPSDLVRPPRVKESPFQMECRLMQMVPLGDGPVSGNLAICEVVKFHAADDLFERGIIVPDRIDLVGRNSGNWYTRASGAAVFEVPKPTERHGIGVDRLPDHIRTSRILSGNNLAQLAGVEAVPTAEEARRVLSGLDRSVAPEVSAEAFSRAARRNDFEAMLAIAASMTDLPRDERRHLLELTAKTALDEGDVYFGWAALLLIVD comes from the coding sequence ATGATTCATGTCGAGCCCCGGGAGTTGTCGGTTCGCGACGTACACTGGCTGTTGCTCGGCGGCGTGGCGCCGCGTCCAATCGCGCTGGTGTCCACGATTTCCGCGTCCGGCACGGTCAATTTGTCCCCGTTTTCGTTTTATAATGCATTCGGCGCCAATCCCCCGGTGGTCGCGTTCTCGCCCTCGACACGGGGAAGGGACGGTACGAAAAAAGACACGTATCGAAATATCATGGAAACACGGGAATGCGTCATTCAGGCCGTGACTTATGATCTCGTCCAGCAGGTCTCGCTGGCGTCGACAGAGTTTCTCCCCGAGGTCGACGAATTTGTCAAGGCCGGGCTGACGCCGGAACCATCCGATCTGGTTCGGCCGCCGCGCGTCAAGGAATCACCGTTCCAGATGGAGTGTCGGTTGATGCAGATGGTGCCGCTCGGCGACGGCCCGGTGTCGGGAAATCTTGCGATCTGCGAGGTTGTGAAATTTCACGCCGCCGACGACTTGTTCGAACGCGGGATCATCGTGCCCGACCGTATCGACCTGGTCGGCAGAAACAGCGGCAACTGGTACACGCGGGCGAGCGGCGCGGCGGTCTTCGAGGTTCCGAAACCCACCGAACGTCATGGTATCGGGGTCGACCGCCTGCCGGATCATATCCGGACATCTCGCATCCTCTCGGGCAACAACCTCGCTCAACTGGCGGGAGTCGAGGCGGTACCGACCGCAGAGGAAGCCCGGCGCGTGCTGTCCGGGCTCGATCGAAGTGTTGCGCCCGAAGTCTCGGCGGAAGCGTTCAGTCGTGCCGCGCGGAGAAACGACTTCGAGGCTATGCTGGCCATCGCAGCCTCGATGACGGATCTGCCCCGTGACGAACGGCGTCACCTGCTCGAACTGACCGCGAAAACGGCGCTGGATGAAGGCGACGTTTACTTCGGATGGGCCGCCCTGTTGCTGATCGTCGACTAG
- a CDS encoding fumarylacetoacetate hydrolase family protein has translation MKFVSFRTTAGEERLGLHVDGKVYDMQENARIVNKTLPSTMSEFLWGGDRLMDEARRLLEDILRGKADLVVQTYTPMAPVPRPTSCRDAYAFRQHVAAARRNRGVEMIPEFDQFPIFYFTNHNSIIGEGDCLVECDHLQKLDFELEAAVVIGRKGKNVAAEEADSFIAGYTIMNDFSARVLQMEEMKLNLGPAKGKDFATAIGPWLVTPDELTDRRIDTPFGRQHDLRMTATHNGKLVSDGNLKDMTFTFAEIIERCSYGVEIFPGDVIGSGTVGTGCYLELNGTRAREAAEQGHAFEPVWLQDGDTIELEIENLGSLTNRIVSADRQYSILARKKNVG, from the coding sequence ATGAAGTTTGTCTCTTTTAGAACGACTGCGGGTGAAGAACGTCTCGGGCTGCATGTCGACGGCAAAGTATACGACATGCAGGAGAATGCACGTATCGTGAACAAGACACTGCCGTCGACGATGAGCGAGTTTCTCTGGGGCGGCGATCGATTAATGGATGAGGCGCGCCGCCTGCTCGAGGATATCCTCCGAGGGAAAGCCGATCTCGTCGTTCAGACGTACACACCGATGGCGCCCGTGCCGCGTCCGACTTCCTGCCGCGATGCGTATGCGTTTCGACAGCATGTCGCGGCCGCACGGCGAAATCGCGGGGTCGAGATGATTCCCGAGTTCGACCAGTTCCCCATATTCTACTTCACCAACCACAACAGCATCATCGGCGAGGGAGACTGTCTGGTCGAATGCGACCACCTGCAGAAACTCGATTTCGAGCTCGAAGCCGCCGTGGTAATCGGCAGGAAGGGTAAAAACGTGGCGGCGGAAGAGGCCGATTCGTTTATCGCCGGGTATACGATCATGAATGACTTCTCTGCCCGGGTCCTGCAGATGGAAGAGATGAAACTCAACCTTGGACCGGCCAAGGGCAAGGACTTCGCGACCGCCATCGGCCCGTGGCTCGTGACGCCCGACGAGTTGACCGATCGACGAATCGACACGCCTTTCGGCCGGCAGCACGACCTTCGAATGACCGCGACCCACAACGGCAAACTGGTCTCGGACGGCAACCTGAAGGATATGACCTTCACGTTCGCGGAAATCATCGAGCGCTGTTCCTATGGCGTCGAGATCTTTCCCGGCGATGTCATCGGCTCCGGCACGGTCGGTACGGGATGTTATCTGGAATTAAACGGCACCCGGGCTCGTGAAGCCGCCGAACAGGGACACGCGTTCGAGCCGGTGTGGTTGCAGGACGGCGATACGATTGAACTCGAAATAGAAAACCTCGGGTCGCTGACAAACCGGATCGTCAGCGCCGACCGCCAATACTCAATTCTCGCCAGGAAGAAGAACGTCGGGTGA